One genomic segment of Flagellimonas marinaquae includes these proteins:
- a CDS encoding cbb3-type cytochrome c oxidase N-terminal domain-containing protein, protein MSTKTPWWIRVPVLFFLIFGLMEYFIDSGDKLAIIEYPITQFFLLLVLMILIAIELILASIENIMFQTLTEEGKERYLEAKSKKFEWTWAKNLMEKLTKSRSIEREGEIVLDHNYDGIRELDNVLPPWWVYLFYATIVFAVVYLVRFHIIGEYDQKLEYEQEVAAAQLAIEEYKRTAKDLVDASTVEFLSDDSDLAAGEKIFQANCVACHMADGGGGIGPNLTDKYWILGGGIKNIFTTISEGGRDGKGMIAWKQTLKPVEMAQVASYVMTMGGTTPANPKEAEGEIWVDPNAPEETNGAESETEETAPEEMEQAVDSTNVAMN, encoded by the coding sequence ATGAGCACAAAAACACCTTGGTGGATAAGAGTCCCGGTTTTATTCTTCCTGATCTTTGGATTAATGGAATACTTTATCGACTCGGGAGACAAACTGGCAATAATCGAATACCCTATCACACAGTTTTTTTTGCTGTTGGTATTAATGATCCTTATTGCCATAGAACTAATATTGGCCTCTATAGAAAATATTATGTTCCAGACACTGACCGAAGAAGGAAAGGAACGTTACCTAGAAGCCAAAAGCAAGAAATTTGAATGGACCTGGGCCAAAAATTTAATGGAAAAACTGACCAAGAGCCGTTCAATCGAAAGAGAAGGTGAAATTGTATTGGACCACAATTACGATGGAATCCGAGAATTGGACAACGTGCTTCCACCGTGGTGGGTATACCTTTTCTATGCGACGATTGTTTTTGCCGTGGTCTACCTGGTTAGATTCCATATTATCGGAGAATACGACCAAAAACTCGAATACGAACAAGAAGTGGCAGCAGCCCAATTGGCCATTGAAGAGTACAAAAGAACGGCCAAAGATCTGGTGGATGCCAGTACCGTGGAGTTTTTGTCGGATGATTCCGATTTGGCTGCAGGAGAGAAAATATTCCAAGCCAATTGTGTGGCCTGTCACATGGCCGATGGTGGAGGTGGAATTGGACCAAACCTGACCGATAAATATTGGATATTGGGTGGAGGCATCAAAAATATTTTCACAACTATATCAGAAGGTGGTCGAGACGGTAAGGGAATGATTGCATGGAAACAAACCTTAAAGCCTGTCGAAATGGCCCAAGTAGCCAGTTATGTGATGACCATGGGCGGAACCACGCCCGCCAATCCAAAGGAAGCTGAAGGAGAAATCTGGGTAGACCCAAATGCTCCCGAAGAAACCAATGGTGCCGAATCTGAAACGGAAGAAACCGCTCCCGAGGAAATGGAGCAGGCCGTCGATTCAACAAACGTTGCCATGAACTAG
- a CDS encoding succinylglutamate desuccinylase/aspartoacylase family protein, with the protein MTIVHSIALDETVKVDRVIDHIRGKKGGPTVVFFGGVHGNETAGVFALKEVFRELHSKKTTVHGELYAISGNLGALESKQRYQTEDLNRIWFKDRIERIIDHQEIRHNEENELGQLYRLIHSILDSGTPPFYFMDLHTTSSNTSPFMVLNDSLLNRKYASNYPLPIILGIEEYLKGALLSYINELGYVSLGFESGQHDDDMAVKNCMEFIRYSLAVTQSVHVSEERKEQLYRNISNSSDAPHRFYEIYHQYDIAPNSNFVMAPGYVNFQTIPKGADLALVDGIELKTTKKRQIFMPLYQKQGNEGFYFIRPIPVFLLWLSKKLRRFKVDHILVKLPGVEWKDGSKDTLVVDQRVARFFAKSFLHLLGYRARKFDESRLMAKNRESASKFKAYKGTAWYKK; encoded by the coding sequence ATGACAATAGTTCACAGTATAGCATTGGACGAAACTGTAAAGGTGGACCGTGTAATAGATCATATCCGCGGTAAAAAAGGCGGTCCTACAGTGGTATTTTTTGGAGGTGTGCACGGAAACGAGACGGCGGGCGTATTCGCCTTAAAGGAGGTGTTTAGGGAGTTGCATTCCAAAAAAACAACTGTTCATGGAGAATTGTACGCCATTTCGGGCAATTTGGGCGCACTGGAAAGCAAACAGCGTTACCAAACCGAAGACCTTAACCGGATATGGTTTAAAGATAGGATCGAACGTATTATAGACCACCAAGAAATAAGGCACAACGAAGAGAACGAGTTGGGGCAGTTGTACCGTTTGATACATAGTATTTTGGACTCCGGCACCCCGCCCTTTTATTTTATGGACCTTCATACCACATCGAGCAATACCAGTCCATTTATGGTTCTGAACGATAGCCTGTTGAACCGCAAGTATGCCTCCAATTATCCTTTGCCGATTATATTGGGGATAGAGGAGTATTTAAAAGGGGCTCTGTTGAGCTATATTAATGAGCTGGGCTACGTATCCTTAGGTTTTGAGAGCGGGCAGCACGATGACGATATGGCCGTAAAGAATTGTATGGAATTTATCCGTTATAGTTTGGCTGTAACACAATCCGTCCATGTTTCGGAAGAGCGGAAAGAACAACTATACCGGAATATTTCGAACTCCAGCGATGCACCCCATAGATTTTACGAAATATATCATCAGTACGATATCGCGCCCAATAGCAATTTTGTAATGGCTCCTGGTTACGTTAATTTTCAAACGATCCCTAAAGGTGCAGATCTTGCCCTTGTGGATGGTATAGAACTTAAAACAACAAAAAAGCGACAGATTTTTATGCCGTTGTATCAAAAACAAGGTAACGAAGGTTTTTATTTTATAAGACCGATACCGGTTTTCTTGTTATGGCTGTCCAAGAAATTAAGAAGGTTTAAAGTGGACCATATTTTGGTCAAGCTTCCGGGGGTGGAGTGGAAAGATGGTAGTAAGGATACCTTGGTGGTCGACCAAAGGGTAGCCCGGTTTTTTGCCAAATCGTTCCTCCATTTACTGGGATATAGGGCCAGAAAGTTCGATGAATCCCGATTGATGGCAAAGAATAGGGAGAGTGCTTCAAAATTTAAAGCATATAAAGGAACGGCATGGTACAAAAAATAA
- a CDS encoding universal stress protein has translation MKSIIVPVDFSKQSENALKVAASLAKQHEAELLVLHMLELSPAIMGESGYISQEQVVHLIKLGEKRFADFLEQPFLKGIKVVPIIKHYKVFSEVNEVAEKHKADLIVMGSHGADGLQEIFIGSNTERVVRTADVPVLVIKGDMSEFKPKSFVFASDFEEESVDALKKAKDMADLFGAKLQPVYINTPGDEFLSHKDAYEKISKFLHAASLGLEVEIYNDYTVEKGVLNYSDGVSADLIGIPTHGRRGLAHFFMGSIGEDIANHSNAPVITFKI, from the coding sequence ATGAAAAGTATAATCGTACCAGTTGATTTTTCGAAACAATCCGAAAACGCGCTAAAAGTTGCCGCTTCGTTGGCGAAACAACATGAAGCAGAACTCTTAGTGCTCCACATGTTGGAACTTTCACCTGCCATTATGGGCGAATCAGGATACATTTCCCAAGAACAAGTGGTGCATTTGATAAAGCTAGGTGAAAAACGCTTTGCAGACTTTTTGGAACAACCTTTTTTAAAGGGTATTAAAGTAGTTCCGATCATAAAACACTACAAAGTTTTCAGCGAAGTAAACGAAGTGGCCGAAAAGCACAAGGCCGACCTTATTGTAATGGGGTCCCATGGTGCAGATGGCCTTCAGGAAATCTTTATAGGCTCCAATACGGAGCGTGTGGTCAGAACAGCCGACGTACCCGTATTGGTGATCAAAGGTGATATGTCGGAGTTTAAACCAAAGAGTTTTGTATTTGCTTCCGATTTTGAGGAAGAAAGTGTCGATGCCCTTAAAAAAGCAAAAGATATGGCCGATTTGTTCGGTGCAAAACTTCAACCCGTGTATATAAACACACCTGGTGACGAGTTTTTGAGCCATAAAGACGCTTATGAAAAGATTTCTAAATTTTTACACGCCGCCAGCCTCGGCCTAGAAGTAGAAATTTACAACGATTACACCGTTGAGAAAGGCGTTCTAAACTATAGTGATGGCGTATCCGCCGATCTAATTGGAATCCCAACACACGGCAGAAGAGGTCTTGCCCACTTTTTTATGGGAAGCATTGGTGAAGATATCGCCAACCATTCCAACGCACCTGTAATCACCTTTAAAATTTGA
- a CDS encoding CBS domain-containing protein, with translation MGEHIRKSSFSEDERKVFVQHLINDIQALENMIADGLIEDDIVRIGAEQEMCIIKDDYRPSPNSLEILKEVDDPHFTTEFATYNIEANLDPYKLEKDCFATMEHQLRRLLHKVKESAAKHNTKVILTGILPTISKDELGMDFMTPIPRYYRINEVLTAWRGDDFTVRIHGADELSLHHDSVLFEACNTSFQLHLQIPPQDFVKSYNWAQAISGPVLGVCCNSPLLLGKELWRETRIALFQQSLDTRVWTKALREEVARVGFGERWQKKSVAETFKQDISTHRILLTKPIEENSLQLLKEGKIPKLEALSLFNSTVYRWNRPCYGVGNGKPHLRIENRYIPAGPTVIDEMANFAFWVGLMAGRPHKYDDMPDLMDFRTAKLNFLRAASSGRHAMFSWMGKAMTMKKIVREELLPIAYNGLRKYNVDEKDIEKLLGIIEKRASGRTGADWQIKNFRELRKQIKLDSAIVQLTKAIYRNQQDDEPVHLWKPIEGMVETKEAFRWVSQIMSTKLMKLYEDDYANLAIAIMQWNNIHHLPVENGKGELVGLLTWSHIEKFKKIDKKEARVSDVMVKNVITVSPKTEISEAKKIMEKHNIGCLPVCVDAHIVGIISKVDM, from the coding sequence ATGGGAGAACATATCAGAAAAAGTTCTTTTAGCGAGGACGAACGTAAGGTATTTGTTCAACATCTGATCAATGATATCCAGGCCCTTGAGAATATGATTGCCGATGGTTTGATCGAAGATGATATTGTTCGCATCGGTGCAGAACAGGAAATGTGTATTATTAAGGACGATTATAGGCCATCACCAAATTCACTGGAAATACTAAAGGAAGTAGATGATCCCCACTTTACCACCGAATTTGCAACATATAATATTGAAGCCAATCTTGACCCTTACAAACTAGAGAAAGATTGCTTTGCAACAATGGAGCATCAGCTCAGGAGGTTGTTGCACAAGGTAAAAGAATCGGCGGCCAAACACAATACCAAGGTTATTCTTACCGGGATTCTGCCAACAATCAGTAAGGATGAGCTGGGGATGGACTTTATGACGCCCATTCCAAGGTATTACCGTATAAACGAAGTGCTTACGGCTTGGCGGGGCGACGATTTTACGGTTAGGATACATGGAGCCGATGAACTATCACTGCATCACGACTCAGTTTTGTTCGAAGCGTGCAATACCAGTTTCCAGCTCCACCTACAGATACCCCCACAGGATTTTGTTAAAAGCTACAACTGGGCCCAAGCTATTTCGGGGCCTGTTTTAGGGGTATGCTGCAATTCCCCGCTTTTATTGGGAAAGGAACTTTGGCGGGAGACTAGGATAGCCTTGTTTCAGCAAAGTCTGGATACGCGGGTATGGACCAAGGCATTGCGCGAAGAAGTCGCCAGGGTCGGTTTTGGGGAACGATGGCAAAAAAAATCCGTAGCGGAAACATTTAAACAAGATATTTCCACCCATCGGATATTGCTTACCAAACCTATTGAGGAAAATTCCCTGCAATTATTAAAAGAGGGCAAAATTCCTAAACTCGAGGCATTGAGCTTGTTCAATAGTACCGTTTATAGATGGAACCGTCCTTGTTATGGTGTCGGGAATGGAAAACCACACTTAAGAATTGAGAACAGGTACATTCCCGCTGGTCCTACGGTGATAGATGAAATGGCAAATTTTGCATTTTGGGTCGGGCTAATGGCCGGAAGACCTCATAAGTATGACGACATGCCCGACCTAATGGATTTTAGAACGGCCAAACTCAATTTTCTTAGGGCGGCATCAAGTGGCAGACACGCCATGTTTTCGTGGATGGGTAAAGCCATGACCATGAAGAAAATAGTTCGGGAAGAATTATTGCCCATAGCATACAACGGGCTAAGAAAGTATAATGTTGATGAAAAGGATATTGAAAAACTTTTGGGCATTATCGAAAAGCGCGCAAGTGGTAGAACAGGTGCAGATTGGCAGATCAAAAATTTTAGGGAGCTCAGAAAACAAATAAAACTGGACAGTGCCATAGTGCAACTGACCAAGGCGATCTATCGGAATCAACAAGATGATGAACCGGTACATCTTTGGAAACCTATCGAAGGCATGGTGGAGACCAAGGAGGCTTTCCGTTGGGTAAGCCAAATAATGTCCACAAAACTAATGAAGTTGTACGAGGACGATTACGCAAATTTGGCCATAGCGATCATGCAGTGGAACAATATTCATCATCTTCCCGTGGAAAATGGGAAGGGAGAGCTTGTGGGGCTTCTCACATGGAGCCATATAGAAAAATTTAAAAAGATCGATAAAAAAGAAGCTAGGGTCTCGGATGTAATGGTCAAAAATGTGATCACGGTAAGCCCAAAAACTGAAATATCCGAAGCAAAGAAAATAATGGAAAAGCACAATATTGGTTGCTTGCCTGTATGTGTGGATGCCCATATCGTGGGAATCATCAGCAAAGTTGATATGTAA
- a CDS encoding acetyl-CoA hydrolase/transferase family protein — protein sequence MKITTASEAVGIVKSGDRVFFQGAAMTPNELIDALCDRHQEINNVEIISIHTEGDAKYTREPYCNAFTLNACFVGGNVRSYVNTRLGDYIPVFLSEIPWLFADEYLPLDVAFVQVSPPDKHGYCSLGVSVDVALPAVRTAKKIVAQINPQVPRTHGTGIVHVDDIVYAIEVDRPIHEHNPTEISEIEGLIGKHVASLIDDGATLQMGIGNIPNAVLSNLGNHKNLGIHTEMFSDGVLPLLESGVINGLEKAVKRGKIVSCFAVGSRKLYDFIDDNPICDFRDSGYTNDTARIRRNPKATAINSAIEIDLTGQVCADTIGGYQFSGVGGQMDFMRGASLSKGGKPIIAMSSTTKKGVSKITPFLKQGAGVTTTRAHMHYVATEYGVVNLFGKNLHQRAEALISIAHPDHRETLEKAAFERFNG from the coding sequence ATGAAAATAACAACAGCAAGTGAAGCGGTAGGAATTGTTAAATCTGGCGACCGTGTCTTCTTTCAAGGTGCGGCCATGACACCGAACGAATTGATAGATGCCCTTTGCGATCGGCACCAGGAAATTAACAATGTCGAGATCATTTCCATACATACCGAAGGCGACGCAAAATACACTAGGGAACCATATTGTAATGCTTTTACCCTAAATGCATGTTTTGTTGGTGGAAACGTGAGGAGTTACGTAAATACCAGATTGGGCGATTATATCCCGGTTTTTTTAAGTGAAATACCATGGTTGTTTGCCGATGAATATCTTCCATTGGATGTGGCCTTCGTGCAAGTGTCACCACCGGACAAACATGGTTATTGCTCTTTGGGGGTGTCGGTTGATGTGGCATTGCCAGCTGTTAGAACGGCAAAAAAAATAGTCGCACAAATCAACCCACAAGTGCCTAGGACCCATGGGACCGGAATTGTGCATGTAGACGATATTGTCTATGCCATTGAAGTGGATAGGCCAATCCATGAACATAATCCTACCGAAATATCTGAAATAGAAGGCCTGATTGGAAAACATGTGGCATCGTTGATAGATGATGGAGCTACCCTGCAAATGGGTATCGGCAACATACCCAATGCAGTACTTTCCAACCTTGGTAATCATAAAAATTTAGGTATCCATACCGAAATGTTCTCTGACGGGGTCTTGCCGTTGTTGGAAAGCGGAGTGATTAATGGATTGGAAAAGGCGGTAAAACGAGGTAAAATTGTGAGTTGTTTCGCTGTTGGGTCAAGAAAGCTATATGACTTTATCGATGATAACCCTATTTGTGATTTTAGGGATTCGGGATATACCAATGATACAGCCAGGATTCGAAGAAATCCTAAAGCAACAGCGATCAATAGTGCCATAGAGATCGACCTTACGGGACAGGTATGTGCGGATACAATCGGAGGATATCAGTTTTCCGGGGTAGGCGGGCAGATGGATTTTATGAGAGGAGCTTCGTTGTCCAAAGGAGGAAAACCAATAATAGCCATGTCCTCTACCACTAAAAAAGGAGTATCCAAAATAACACCGTTCCTAAAGCAAGGGGCAGGTGTGACCACTACCCGTGCGCACATGCATTATGTGGCCACGGAGTACGGGGTGGTGAATCTATTTGGCAAGAACTTGCACCAACGTGCCGAAGCGTTGATTTCCATTGCCCATCCCGATCACAGGGAAACGTTGGAGAAAGCGGCCTTTGAGCGGTTTAACGGTTAG
- a CDS encoding FixH family protein, with the protein MKINWGTGIVLAFIGFIAFILYFVVRMSTDDSANHDLVTEEYYKKELSYQQDIDASNTASEMNANLKVEKTNEGLMIYFPERFDPKKISGTVSLYRPSNKHLDTNFPISLSKTHLLIPDNRLVDGRWDISVNWEYEGNSFLHKQKLVY; encoded by the coding sequence ATGAAAATTAATTGGGGAACGGGAATCGTGCTGGCATTTATTGGCTTCATCGCCTTTATCCTATACTTTGTGGTAAGGATGAGCACCGACGATAGTGCCAACCACGATTTGGTTACGGAGGAATATTACAAAAAGGAATTATCCTATCAGCAGGATATAGATGCATCAAACACCGCTTCGGAAATGAATGCCAACCTGAAGGTTGAAAAAACCAACGAAGGTTTGATGATTTATTTTCCAGAGCGTTTCGACCCAAAAAAGATAAGCGGAACAGTGTCCCTATACAGACCGTCTAACAAGCACTTGGATACCAACTTTCCTATAAGTTTGTCCAAAACACATTTGCTCATACCTGACAATCGCTTGGTAGACGGTCGCTGGGACATTTCCGTAAACTGGGAATACGAAGGTAACTCCTTTTTGCATAAACAAAAATTGGTGTACTAG
- the ccoG gene encoding cytochrome c oxidase accessory protein CcoG: MEENFRDSIGTITEEGKRNWIFPKKPSGRYYDYRKYVSYFLLVFLIAAPFVKINGHQFLLFNVLDRRFNIFGLPFWPQDFHLVVVSMIIGVIFIALFTVAYGRIFCGWMCPQTIFLEMVFRRIEYWIDGDRGAQIRLDKAPWTGKKIRKRLLKWSVFFLISFFIANVFLAYLIGSDQLVAYITDGPMAHLSTMVPLLIFTAVFYFIFAWFREQVCIIACPYGRLQGVLLDNKSIVVAYDHKRGEGENGRKKFRKNENREALGHGDCIDCFQCVNVCPTGIDIRNGTQLECVNCTACIDECDHIMDSINKPKGLIRYASEDEITQDKKFKFTARMKGYTAVLVVLIGILVGMLFMRNEVEANILRLPGQLYERKDNNIISNVYTYKLVNKTTKDIDNVSFELMSHKGTIKMVSQETFTVPAEEMAEGTLFIEINASALNGDKDKLKIGVYSGDKLIETTVTQFLAPRSYN; encoded by the coding sequence ATGGAAGAAAACTTTAGGGATTCCATAGGCACAATCACAGAAGAAGGTAAAAGGAATTGGATTTTTCCAAAAAAACCTAGTGGACGGTACTACGATTACCGAAAGTACGTAAGTTACTTTCTACTCGTTTTTTTGATAGCGGCCCCTTTCGTTAAGATTAATGGGCACCAATTTCTATTGTTCAACGTGTTGGACAGGAGGTTCAATATATTTGGGCTTCCATTCTGGCCTCAGGATTTTCATCTGGTAGTAGTGTCCATGATCATCGGAGTTATTTTCATTGCACTGTTTACGGTGGCATATGGCCGTATCTTTTGTGGATGGATGTGTCCGCAGACCATATTTTTGGAAATGGTGTTCCGTCGTATCGAATACTGGATAGACGGAGATAGAGGAGCTCAAATACGACTGGACAAGGCACCGTGGACAGGGAAAAAAATAAGGAAAAGACTTTTAAAGTGGAGTGTTTTCTTTCTTATTTCCTTCTTTATCGCCAACGTGTTCTTGGCCTATTTGATCGGTAGCGATCAATTGGTCGCTTATATTACAGATGGTCCTATGGCGCACTTGAGCACAATGGTCCCACTGTTGATTTTTACAGCGGTCTTTTATTTCATTTTCGCATGGTTCAGGGAACAGGTATGTATTATCGCTTGCCCTTACGGTAGATTGCAAGGGGTGCTGCTGGACAATAAATCCATTGTAGTGGCCTATGACCATAAACGGGGCGAGGGCGAAAACGGGCGTAAAAAGTTCAGAAAGAATGAAAACAGGGAAGCTCTGGGGCACGGCGACTGTATAGATTGTTTTCAATGTGTAAATGTGTGTCCTACAGGGATAGATATTCGCAACGGGACACAGTTGGAATGTGTAAACTGTACCGCTTGTATAGATGAATGTGATCACATAATGGATAGTATCAATAAGCCCAAAGGCTTGATCAGATATGCCAGTGAAGATGAGATCACCCAAGACAAAAAATTCAAATTTACGGCACGTATGAAAGGTTACACAGCAGTGTTAGTCGTGCTTATTGGGATCCTTGTGGGAATGTTGTTTATGCGTAACGAGGTCGAGGCAAACATACTTCGTTTACCTGGGCAGTTGTACGAGCGCAAGGATAACAACATTATAAGCAATGTGTACACCTATAAACTGGTGAACAAGACCACTAAAGATATTGATAATGTTTCATTCGAATTGATGTCGCACAAAGGAACCATCAAAATGGTCTCCCAGGAAACTTTCACGGTTCCCGCGGAAGAGATGGCCGAAGGAACACTTTTCATCGAAATAAATGCCTCGGCACTCAATGGAGATAAGGATAAACTAAAGATAGGGGTGTATAGTGGCGATAAACTCATAGAAACCACGGTGACCCAGTTTTTGGCACCTAGAAGTTATAACTAA
- a CDS encoding cytochrome C oxidase subunit IV has product MLKFVKEHMETIDGIANYPMVSLLIFFVFFVLLFWWVFTATKEHIREMSELPLDNDDQQNKL; this is encoded by the coding sequence ATGTTGAAATTTGTAAAAGAACATATGGAAACCATCGACGGGATAGCCAACTATCCCATGGTTTCCCTACTTATCTTCTTTGTGTTTTTTGTGTTGTTGTTTTGGTGGGTTTTCACCGCTACCAAGGAACACATAAGGGAGATGTCCGAACTGCCTTTGGATAACGATGATCAACAAAACAAACTATAA
- the hemN gene encoding oxygen-independent coproporphyrinogen III oxidase → MCELVQKYNVPGPRYTSYPTVPYWNTDSFSGKKWNSSVLKAFGESSEEGISVYIHLPFCESMCTFCGCHKRITKRHEVETPYIGSVLKEWELYVDLLGTRPKIKELHLGGGTPTFFSPDNLKMLMTGIARLSKKTEDIDFSFEGHPNNTTKEHLQALYDVGFRRVCFGVQDYNLTVQRAINRIQPFENVKNVTEWAREIGYTSVGHDIIYGLPFQYCSDVENTIARTNALKPDRIAFYSYAHVPWLKGNGQRGYKESDLPTSIEKKAQYELGKRMLADFGYKDVGMDHFALPTDSLYKALENGTLHRNFMGYTPSKTKLMIGLGVSSISDSWYGFAQNVKNVEEYENLVSHGVIPIFRGHILNTEDEILRRHILNIMCQFETTWEPLEEQIVDFEEIVANLSELKNDGLVETSDKKIKVTAKGRPFVRNISMAFDLQMQRNKPDTRIFSMTV, encoded by the coding sequence ATGTGCGAATTGGTTCAAAAATACAACGTTCCGGGTCCTCGATACACGAGCTACCCCACTGTACCTTATTGGAACACAGACAGTTTTTCCGGAAAAAAGTGGAACTCCAGTGTACTAAAAGCTTTTGGCGAAAGTTCCGAAGAAGGCATCAGTGTTTACATACATTTGCCCTTTTGTGAAAGCATGTGCACCTTTTGCGGATGCCACAAGCGTATAACCAAACGCCACGAGGTGGAGACTCCCTATATTGGATCCGTGCTAAAGGAATGGGAATTATATGTAGATCTGTTGGGAACCAGACCCAAGATCAAGGAACTCCATCTTGGGGGTGGCACGCCAACTTTCTTTTCGCCCGATAATTTAAAAATGTTGATGACCGGAATTGCCCGATTGAGCAAAAAAACCGAAGATATCGATTTTAGCTTTGAGGGTCATCCCAACAATACCACAAAAGAACATTTACAGGCACTTTACGATGTTGGTTTTAGACGGGTCTGCTTTGGAGTCCAGGATTATAACTTAACCGTACAACGTGCAATAAACAGAATACAACCGTTCGAAAATGTAAAAAATGTAACCGAATGGGCCAGGGAAATTGGATACACATCAGTTGGTCACGATATTATTTACGGACTACCTTTCCAATATTGTTCCGATGTGGAAAACACCATAGCCAGGACCAATGCACTAAAACCGGATAGGATCGCGTTTTACAGCTATGCCCACGTTCCATGGCTCAAAGGGAACGGACAAAGAGGGTACAAAGAATCAGATTTGCCCACGTCCATAGAAAAAAAGGCTCAATACGAACTTGGCAAGAGAATGCTTGCCGACTTTGGGTACAAAGATGTTGGCATGGATCATTTTGCCTTGCCGACCGATAGTTTGTACAAGGCGTTGGAGAATGGCACATTGCATAGAAATTTTATGGGCTATACACCATCAAAAACCAAATTAATGATCGGTTTGGGCGTATCCAGCATCAGCGATAGCTGGTATGGCTTTGCACAAAACGTTAAAAATGTAGAGGAGTATGAAAATTTGGTTTCGCATGGGGTAATCCCTATTTTTAGAGGGCATATTCTTAACACAGAAGATGAAATTTTGAGAAGACATATTCTCAATATCATGTGTCAATTTGAAACCACGTGGGAACCACTTGAAGAACAAATAGTGGATTTTGAAGAGATAGTGGCCAACCTGTCCGAATTAAAAAATGACGGATTGGTGGAAACAAGTGACAAAAAAATAAAAGTAACCGCCAAAGGAAGACCTTTTGTAAGAAATATAAGTATGGCGTTTGATCTTCAAATGCAACGAAACAAACCAGATACCCGAATATTTTCCATGACCGTTTAA
- a CDS encoding sulfite exporter TauE/SafE family protein: MLTSALVLGLLGSLHCLGMCGPIAFMLPLDQTNQVKKTAQLSIYHFGRLLAYGVIGVLFGLLGKGLSLFGIQQKLSIGIGALMIVLVLVPAKYLNGHKFLTPIYSIIGKVKSKLGAELKKKSPDTFLTIGFLNGFLPCGLVYMALLGAIAMGSPVEGGLYMMIFGLGTVPLMSLVVYSRGMFNTSIKSKIQKLIPVFVVIIGVLFIVRGLGLGIPYVSPKQAPADAVSSTIECHQP, encoded by the coding sequence ATGTTGACCTCTGCATTGGTATTGGGATTATTGGGAAGCCTGCACTGCTTGGGCATGTGTGGGCCAATCGCCTTTATGCTCCCCTTGGACCAAACCAACCAGGTTAAAAAGACCGCGCAATTATCCATATACCATTTTGGCCGACTATTGGCCTATGGCGTAATTGGTGTGCTTTTTGGACTTTTGGGCAAGGGACTGTCCTTGTTCGGTATTCAGCAAAAGCTTTCGATAGGCATCGGTGCCCTCATGATAGTCCTGGTATTGGTTCCTGCAAAATATCTGAACGGGCATAAGTTTTTAACACCCATTTATTCGATAATTGGTAAGGTGAAATCCAAACTTGGGGCTGAGCTCAAAAAAAAGAGCCCGGATACTTTTTTGACCATAGGCTTTTTAAACGGCTTTTTGCCCTGTGGCCTGGTGTATATGGCCCTTTTGGGTGCCATTGCCATGGGCAGTCCCGTGGAGGGCGGACTTTATATGATGATTTTTGGTTTAGGAACGGTGCCGTTAATGTCCTTGGTGGTGTACTCCCGTGGTATGTTCAATACCTCCATTAAATCCAAAATTCAAAAATTGATACCTGTATTCGTGGTCATTATAGGAGTCCTTTTTATAGTTCGTGGACTTGGTCTGGGAATACCGTATGTTTCACCCAAGCAGGCTCCGGCAGATGCTGTATCATCGACCATAGAATGCCATCAACCCTAA